The proteins below come from a single Flavobacterium lindanitolerans genomic window:
- a CDS encoding GNAT family N-acetyltransferase: MTTFRPIQTSDIDIIVPMMQEFYSIDNYPIDIAISKALFLEFIENPHLGKAWLIYSDEEIVGYIILTFVFSFEYKGTIAFLDELYISDKARGKGIGKKALDFIHQEALSLSLKIIYLEIENHNEIAQKLYLSKDFVVHNRSLMKLTLK, translated from the coding sequence TCATCGTACCCATGATGCAGGAATTTTACAGCATCGACAATTACCCCATTGATATTGCTATTTCCAAAGCCTTATTTTTGGAATTCATAGAAAATCCGCACCTGGGAAAAGCCTGGCTGATTTATTCCGATGAAGAAATAGTAGGCTATATAATACTGACATTTGTTTTTAGCTTTGAATACAAAGGAACTATCGCTTTTTTGGATGAATTATACATTTCGGATAAAGCACGTGGCAAAGGGATAGGCAAAAAGGCATTGGACTTCATCCATCAGGAAGCCCTTTCTCTGTCACTTAAAATCATCTACCTCGAAATAGAGAATCACAACGAGATTGCCCAAAAATTATACCTCTCCAAAGATTTTGTAGTCCATAACCGAAGTCTGATGAAACTGACGCTAAAATAG